The genomic region TCGAGTCTACACGCGTGCTGAAAGTGTGACGAAAACGGGATTTCAAGCGAAGGCTTGGACCATCAACAATTCCCTTCTATTTTACGTTCGACTGGTGTGGATTGCCTGCGGTGAATGATTGCAATCATTGCAAagattgaattaattaattaaaaggttTGCCGTCTCGACTGTCTAGcattgctgctgtttttgGTTGTACAATGTTGGTCCCTCTGTGCGCATGCGCTCGTAGTCTGTCACTACGTACGTCATTTTGCTTTTagattatgtggtttgtcagGTTGCCTATACACAGAGCATCACATTGCAAACGCGATATGTTGCAGACTGTCGAATTCTCTCTCATCAGTCTGACGGAGCCGTTTCACCTCTAGGCTGTCGTCTAGACTAGGATTGAAATACTAGAACAAATTGAACTCAGTCGCTGACCTTTATAACTGCCATGCAATTTTTGAGTTCCGTACCCCATTCCAACCATCAATATCTAGAAACCTGCATGACGTTACCTAGTCACTAGCTGCATGAAACAGCTGCGCCGAATTAGAAGACTTGAACTACAAACATTTGCTactaaataatgataataattcTATTTCCTGATGAACTGTGCACGTGACCATTTTAcctcatgcatgcatgcatagtgCACTTCACGCGCTTTTATTCTCCACTCGATATATCGATCGACTCttgcctatatatatatatatatatatatatatatatatatatatatatatatatatatatatatgttcgCTACACAATACTTCAATCCATTCGGTGACTTTTCCCCTCTAATCGACGCAGAGACCTCAAGAAACCCAGCCACCAAaccagtacatgtatgtatagaaAATGTAGAAATCCCAATAGCAAGCGATGGCACGTCCATGCAGAGTTCCCTCAGCAAAGCCGGTCGCCATTTCCGAGCAGCAGAAAAAACGTAAAGAATTCAACAAACGCTGTCGTGTAGCTCACAAATACGTCGACTCCGATtgcacagacagacgataGATGGCAACCTGTTCGATGAAATAGCTCGGCGACCATATACAGGAAGACAAGAATCCATGCAGTAACTAATATTTTTGATTAGGCCGCCTTCGTCACAAGTCTTCCAAAGATATGCCGTTGGTAGACTACGACATCCCCATCAGCAGCGTACCAGGCCTAAACTTTTGGAGAGtctagtattaattaataggtaatataatattaatgtatacGGAGCAAGTTGTAGATGCGGGACTCCATGTGCGCTTCCTTCTAGGCCATATTTCTCGCTTGGTTGCTCAACAGCATGGAAGGTCTGCGTCTTTACTCCGCCACTCGTTCTCGTGCTGCCGCCCGGTTTCCAACTACTTTCGTCTTCTCAACCTTCAGCTTCCTGTAGCTAAAGTATAGCGACGCAAGTTACTTCTTCCCTTTAACGGATCTAACGCTTTGGATGTTTCCTCGTTCATTGCTAAAAGTATTCGTGTTTCCGGAACAAAGCATGCATAGCTTATAGTTACAACCCCGCGCGAGGCTTATTTCTTGCAGCCagatactacagtactaccCCACCTTATGGGTGGTGGCAATCTATATCCGTGAtacacggacgcacgcacgcacgcaaaagcgTCTCCGTGACACCCCGCGGCCGACTGTAGTGGGCTCCGGTAATTGAACAAACtccggcgcatctcatttcaggccgacggagtctcgtttctggccgtcggaggcagtccAGGCGAAATCCGACTGGACCGTGAACTCGACCGGGCCGctgcgtttcgcgacgatccgagaccagCCTCGTGTCGaacggcgcgttacagacatccatccagacatccagacagacggaatCTAGAGTATAGCATATGTATACGGTAGATACGGTTCGACATGCAGGACGACTACTAAGCACAACCAATTTGGGTTTATGAGCGTTACATACTTGATCTACttcatgattaattaattaagcggttcttcgttaattaataatgtataCGGTATtcgtatttgtatttgtatttatatataactGTTTTTGATCAGATGGAGTATAACTTCTACATTTTCTCTTGGACTTATCTAAGGATCAAACAAAGGATCAATCATGAAACAACACCCATTTGCTCATGAaattttgctcctgtgtgcgACGTAGATTGCAAACAATTTCGACTAGACCGGACAATGGCCAATCGAATTACACCGTTTTGGTGgtaaactctttcataaacgcGTTTGGCCTATCTGATTGGCTCTTCGTCCATTGtgtctggttgccatggacaagcaatcgcaaatactgctccatGATTGGCCCGAACTGTGCAAAACGTTGATGACGGTCGgtggatcaaatctgcttgaaagaaacacagtTTATAGTTAATTAGCATTGATTTCGGTTTCTCTAGTCACCAAAAGAagagttcgggtaattctaaagcgttttctcaagtttcacagcccTACctaacgtacaaaaagagatatccgtggagaacaaaattggcgcatgggcctccgaggctagcTACTGTTTTGTAGGTTTAGACAATTAGTGACCAAAACGAAAATAAGATATAGCACACGatgtacaaacatttcatttcgttgattttgaAAAGTTTTAGTTTTCATTTACTATTTTTTCTAGGCATACAAAAAGACGACCAcgcctacatacagggtacggtagtaccctgtgATATCTATTTCTTTACACTCGATATCGATCGTCTCTTGCGTATGTTGTCCACAATAGTCGCTATAAAGTACACAAACGAGAAACTACCAGTCAAAACGGCAAAGGCAATACAAACATCCAAGAATCCGAATAGAGCGGCCAGTGGGCCACCACCGGCTGATCCTGTCGCCTCACCAGACGCCTGAGCAACCAGAGCAACCACATAAACAGCACTATTCGTTTCCTCACATATGTCATATCccatttgctttgtttgttcaaGATACACGACGTAGCTTGCTGGTAGAGCTATTCCTGATCCGGTTCCTAGCAACGCTTGAGCTGCAATTTGTATTGCCAGTTTGTCTCCGTATCCCATAAGCAGGAATCCTCCGGTACCGGTCACGAGACCGACGACGACCAACCAACGAGCTTCAATCCATTCGGTCACTTTTCCTGTAATCGGCGAGATGATGACGTAACAACCTGACGAGACCAGAAGTACTAAACCAATTCCGCCCGGTTTCAATCCGAGATGCGACTCTGCAAACGGCGCGAGAGCACCTTGGGGAAAACCAAGAAAAAGAAGTGTTAGATACCCACTAATCGCTGTCAGAACAACccaaaaattcaaaatattCAGTACTGAATTGGGGTAATTCGCGCTGTTGCCTGTCGCTGTATTCTCGTTCAAGTTATCATTATCCACTGAACGAACGAACATTGCTGCTGTTATAAACTCGATAGCTTGAATAGCGGCAAGCGCAAAGAAAGGTAAGCTAAACCCTCCATAGTCTCGCAGCAATCCTCCAAACGGAGCGCCAATGGCCATGCCAGCCCCCCACGTCAACTCAAGAAACCCGGCCACCAAACCAGTGCGACTAGGAAACGTAGAAATGCCAATAGCAAACGATGCCAAGTCCAGAGTTCCCATAGCAAAGCCAGTCGTCATCCTAAGCAGCAGAGAAAACGTAAAGAATTCAACAAACTCCGTCATGCGACTCACAAATCCAAACATAAGCGTTGACCCAGACAGCATAAACAGCGCCCAACAGACGATAAACTTGCTGCTTCTATGATGAATGGCAACCTGCCCGGTGAAAATGCCACCGACGACGAGAAACGGAGACGCGCATCCAGTCAATATGCCGTTATAGAGACTGCCTTCGTCACGTGGCTTCCAACGATACGTCTCGTGCGCGTAAAATGCCGTTGGTAGACTATAAGACATCCCCATGGCCAAACGGACGAAGCATATGATGGCTAGTAGTAGGAGTCGACGTTTGGAGGTCACTTGGCTGGTGGTGGAAGCTTCGGCGGAGGCTAAGAGAGTAGTACGTTCCTCAACTTTCTGAATATTTCCGTCGTCGTTCATTTTTGATATCTAACTAGATACTCAACGATATTTCTACGATAGACAAAAAAAACGTATATCTAGATGTGTGATAGCTGCTAGATGAATTATTAAATAGATATAGATATTTTAACACTAACACTACTAAACGCGACAGTATATAAAGCACCccaaaaaaacaaatacaaaccaCGTCGGATGTCGTGGAAATCGTTGGTATTCATCAGCAAAGGCATCCATGCGGACACTAAATAAAACGTACTAAGACAATGACCAGATTGCTGACATCTCGTCATGTTCAGCGTCAAAATTTGCCCAAGTGATGAAACTAGACTAAAATatgagaggagagagagagggagagagagagagagatttatagatagatagatagacagatactgtatatatgcatgctacATGCATAGCTAAAAAACAGGAAACCAACACTAACGCTATAGTGTCTCTACGTCTGTTATGCATCCCTAAACACTAGCATGCAGGTCACTTGACAGCTGGAAAAGTTGAGAAGGCACACTTACCCCCGTTCCTACGCCTACGAACATCGTCTCTCTTCTTAATTAAAAAAGGAGACCTTCCACAATTTCGCACATTGGCATTTACTAAAACTCTTAGCTGTGagcaataaaaattatattctGGGCACGTTTTCAATTTCTGGTAAGTACTGTAGTGAGAGGGGTGCGCCATCAAGGTGTACATACGTCTTAGAAAGTTTTTTTGCGTGAGATGAGCGGCCCCTCTtagcatgcaaacaaaaaagtcaaGTACAATCAACAACGTGTCAGTCTCCAATACACTTGGTCCTGCATCTTAGATGTACACTTTTTGCCAACAACCTGTTTTATGATACCTTTCCAGactttcttgtcttcattaCTCTTTAGCCTTCTTGACGGAACTGCATGCATGAGATGCATATGTGTCAACTCATCATAGAAATATACTGGTTGATTGATATCTGGCTAGTGCTGGTAACTCTGACGCAATTATGGGGCGGGCAGCTCAATTTTTCCAGTAAATATCATTAATTCTCCCCATGTAAGTACGCGCAGTATAAcagaaactcagcagcatACTCGTAAGTTAGACTAATTCAGAAGAGTCATTTTATCTATTAAATGTTATTAAATTAAacttattaattttgtattctAGCAGGGTAATGCCCTGCCCGCCAACCTTATCAACTCTAATTAAATTTCCAATTAATTATGGTACTAGCATCATCTATTAAATATATGATTTCACTTTTGGTTTCTAACGTGTTAAGCAGCATGTGGTACTAATAATTTAGACACAGTATCAATTAAAGAGTGTGACATGGCCATTGAGGTCACCGTACATTGACAACACATTGACTATATGTATTGCAATCTCGTTGGTTACGTCTGAAAAGTCTGTCACAGTCATTTCCTGGGCCATGACATCCAATATGCTATGCTACATGACAGGCCTAGTTCCCTCAACCTGTTCACGCGCTATACAAGTCTGGGACGCCGAGGCGACAAAACATGTTGAAGTGGCCCAGAAACGAATTCTTGACTGCAAATTACACTGGAAACAGCAGACTTAAAACAGTCGTAACAAATCTGC from Corticium candelabrum chromosome 10, ooCorCand1.1, whole genome shotgun sequence harbors:
- the LOC134185858 gene encoding MFS-type transporter SLC18B1-like codes for the protein MNDDGNIQKVEERTTLLASAEASTTSQVTSKRRLLLLAIICFVRLAMGMSYSLPTAFYAHETYRWKPRDEGSLYNGILTGCASPFLVVGGIFTGQVAIHHRSSKFIVCWALFMLSGSTLMFGFVSRMTEFVEFFTFSLLLRMTTGFAMGTLDLASFAIGISTFPSRTGLVAGFLELTWGAGMAIGAPFGGLLRDYGGFSLPFFALAAIQAIEFITAAMFVRSVDNDNLNENTATGNSANYPNSVLNILNFWVVLTAISGYLTLLFLGFPQGALAPFAESHLGLKPGGIGLVLLVSSGCYVIISPITGKVTEWIEARWLVVVGLVTGTGGFLLMGYGDKLAIQIAAQALLGTGSGIALPASYVVYLEQTKQMGYDICEETNSAVYVVALVAQASGEATGSAGGGPLAALFGFLDVCIAFAVLTGSFSFVYFIATIVDNIRKRRSISSVKK